One genomic window of Oscillospiraceae bacterium includes the following:
- a CDS encoding L-fucokinase, which yields MEKDFWRAIASRQRADYLRLLTDSTRPFFDIVAVTASNKRQAEAYRVEIENRKAAGLLPNARYEVVADPDGKRVGSGGATLNLLSELGDTGGQKILIIHSGGDSRRIPQYSARGKLFSPIPRPMADGSAECLFDELMITAAGIAGRVPAGALVMSGDVLVLFDPSQITQPRLQKNDCAITARAPVEVGADHGVFLSRSFEVAEFLHKLSPKELRKRGAVSADGSVELDTGMIFLSEHTLEILHRLAFDHPDLIDDTVRLNFYGDLLYPMAADSTFEKFLLQSGELPRSKKRDAARTLLWNTLHARRLRHLPLSPAQFIHFGTNRELLNLMIDGTAEFADLGWHTAVHSEAYGEFTAINSVVRHSDVGKCFIENSRILHCRIGDGCIISNCDLEGVTIPENTVLSGYFQTDGTICVRCCGLDDNPKENAHFGRKLDRSLWNAPIFTSRSDMKPAVQDALDIIAGNVPADAHLGFDTSFENCDLKAMADWRSSIAAEVQNQKLAFAAVRDLVISSEMPAHPLPDPRSIKKNCRVCLPLRVNWGGWTDTPPYCYENGGCVLNMAVTIDGKLPVTVVLRRHEKRCVTLKCADSGEKADFYELESIQDCGDPLDPFALHKAALLCCRVFPISGGELHVLLERFGGGFSLSTKVEGIPRGSGLGTSSILAAACVKGIYQFFGIEVDDATIFSRVLCIEQLMSTGGGWQDQVGGLTPGIKLITSKPGAPQVLEVEPVALTEEKSAEFSERFVLIYTGERRLARFLLREIMSKYLDREPEALKALKHADKLCASMRDALLHGDVDGFAVLMNAAWESRLKLDKNTTDTRIEEIFETCAPYIDGKFICGAGGGGFLEVMLKKGVSKAELAQALNRKFGGEVWLSGCECYTGAPAVRTVRTLRRIKKGED from the coding sequence ATGGAAAAGGACTTTTGGCGTGCAATTGCTTCCCGTCAGCGCGCAGATTATCTGCGCCTGCTGACCGATTCAACACGCCCTTTTTTTGATATTGTCGCCGTTACTGCTTCCAACAAACGTCAGGCTGAGGCTTACCGAGTTGAAATCGAAAACAGAAAAGCCGCCGGTCTGCTGCCAAACGCTCGTTATGAGGTGGTCGCCGATCCTGATGGCAAGCGTGTGGGTTCCGGCGGAGCGACCTTAAATCTGCTGTCCGAACTGGGTGATACGGGCGGGCAGAAAATATTGATCATTCACTCGGGAGGCGACAGCCGCCGCATTCCGCAGTATTCAGCGCGCGGCAAGCTTTTTTCGCCGATCCCCCGCCCGATGGCCGACGGCAGCGCCGAATGTCTTTTCGACGAATTGATGATCACCGCTGCAGGTATTGCGGGGCGTGTTCCCGCCGGGGCACTGGTGATGTCGGGCGACGTTCTGGTGTTGTTTGACCCCTCTCAGATCACACAACCCAGACTTCAAAAGAACGATTGTGCAATTACCGCAAGAGCCCCTGTCGAAGTCGGTGCCGATCACGGGGTATTTTTGAGCCGCAGTTTTGAAGTCGCGGAATTCTTGCATAAACTCTCACCCAAAGAATTGAGAAAGCGCGGTGCGGTATCGGCCGACGGCAGCGTTGAACTCGATACCGGCATGATCTTTTTATCGGAACATACATTGGAAATTCTGCATCGGCTTGCCTTTGACCATCCGGATCTGATCGATGATACCGTTCGCCTGAATTTTTACGGTGATCTGCTGTATCCGATGGCAGCTGATTCGACTTTTGAGAAGTTTCTTCTTCAAAGCGGAGAGCTGCCGCGTTCAAAAAAACGTGATGCGGCACGCACGCTGCTGTGGAACACGCTGCACGCACGCCGTCTTCGGCATCTTCCGCTCTCACCCGCGCAATTCATCCACTTCGGCACAAATCGTGAATTGTTGAATCTGATGATTGACGGCACTGCCGAATTCGCGGATCTGGGGTGGCATACGGCGGTCCATTCCGAGGCTTACGGCGAATTTACGGCGATCAACTCCGTCGTCCGGCACAGCGACGTCGGCAAATGTTTTATTGAGAACAGCCGCATTTTGCACTGCCGCATCGGCGACGGCTGCATCATTTCAAACTGTGATCTCGAAGGCGTCACGATACCCGAAAACACCGTTTTAAGCGGCTATTTCCAAACTGACGGAACCATCTGCGTGCGCTGCTGCGGCCTCGACGACAACCCCAAAGAAAACGCTCATTTCGGACGCAAACTCGACCGGTCTCTGTGGAATGCGCCGATTTTTACCTCCCGCTCCGATATGAAACCGGCTGTTCAAGACGCACTGGATATTATCGCCGGAAATGTCCCCGCCGACGCACATCTGGGGTTTGACACAAGTTTTGAAAATTGCGATTTAAAGGCAATGGCCGATTGGCGCTCCTCGATTGCCGCAGAGGTTCAAAATCAAAAACTGGCCTTTGCGGCGGTGCGTGACCTGGTCATTTCCTCTGAGATGCCGGCTCATCCGCTGCCCGATCCGCGCTCGATCAAAAAAAACTGCCGCGTCTGTCTGCCGCTCCGCGTCAACTGGGGCGGCTGGACCGATACCCCGCCCTATTGTTACGAAAACGGCGGCTGTGTGCTGAATATGGCGGTCACGATTGACGGAAAGCTGCCGGTTACAGTGGTTTTACGGAGACACGAAAAACGCTGTGTGACCTTGAAATGCGCAGACAGCGGCGAGAAAGCGGATTTTTACGAGCTGGAATCGATTCAAGACTGCGGCGATCCGCTCGACCCGTTTGCCCTGCATAAAGCGGCTTTGCTCTGCTGCCGCGTTTTCCCGATCAGCGGCGGCGAGCTGCATGTGCTGCTGGAACGATTCGGCGGCGGTTTTTCGCTCTCCACCAAAGTCGAAGGCATTCCGCGCGGCTCGGGACTCGGTACCAGCAGCATCTTGGCGGCAGCCTGTGTGAAAGGGATTTATCAATTCTTCGGCATTGAAGTCGACGATGCAACTATATTTTCCCGGGTGCTGTGCATCGAACAGCTGATGAGTACCGGAGGCGGCTGGCAGGATCAGGTCGGCGGTCTCACACCGGGCATCAAGCTGATCACCTCAAAACCCGGCGCGCCGCAGGTGCTTGAAGTCGAACCGGTGGCGCTCACCGAGGAAAAATCCGCCGAGTTCTCCGAGCGGTTTGTATTGATTTACACCGGAGAACGCCGTCTGGCGCGGTTTTTGCTGCGCGAGATCATGAGCAAATACCTTGACCGCGAACCGGAGGCACTAAAAGCCCTGAAACATGCCGACAAGCTCTGTGCTTCGATGCGGGATGCGCTTTTGCACGGCGATGTCGACGGGTTTGCCGTTTTGATGAACGCGGCCTGGGAAAGCCGTCTGAAGCTTGACAAAAACACGACGGACACGCGCATCGAGGAGATTTTCGAGACCTGCGCGCCCTATATCGACGGCAAATTCATCTGCGGCGCGGGCGGCGGCGGCTTTTTGGAGGTCATGCTGAAAAAAGGCGTCTCGAAGGCCGAACTTGCACAGGCGCTGAACCGGAAATTCGGCGGCGAGGTCTGGCTGAGCGGCTGCGAGTGTTACACGGGTGCTCCGGCTGTCCGCACCGTCCGGACGCTCCGCAGAATCAAAAAAGGTGAAGATTGA
- a CDS encoding glycosyltransferase family 2 protein — translation MKFSVVTAVRNGEAEIERTMRSVLRQTYTAPFEYILVDGASTDQTLAIAKSFVPEFERRHIAVKLISEPDEGIYDAMNKGIEAASGDVIGLINCGDIYLPNALAETERVFESGCDLSYGNVLIRRGKRTYIKPAKNYSYPTSRGWNHPTQFVSKRIYDSFRYSLNCGVYADLDFFFKVKYGGWRIQLIPKVLAEFAFGGASNKKTLPAMFSRIKIRCHVYRRNGFSPLYLFECIGIELVKYLWS, via the coding sequence GTGAAATTCAGCGTTGTCACCGCCGTCCGAAACGGAGAGGCAGAAATCGAGCGCACCATGCGCTCTGTGCTGCGGCAGACATATACTGCGCCTTTTGAATACATTCTCGTGGACGGTGCCTCGACCGATCAGACGCTTGCAATCGCCAAATCATTCGTACCGGAATTTGAACGGCGGCATATCGCTGTCAAACTGATCTCCGAACCCGACGAAGGCATCTATGACGCCATGAACAAGGGCATTGAGGCCGCTTCGGGAGATGTTATCGGCCTAATCAACTGCGGCGATATCTATTTGCCCAATGCGCTGGCAGAGACCGAAAGGGTCTTTGAATCGGGCTGCGACCTGTCCTATGGCAATGTCTTGATCAGACGCGGAAAAAGAACATACATCAAGCCTGCGAAAAACTATTCTTACCCGACTTCACGCGGGTGGAATCATCCGACCCAGTTTGTCTCAAAACGCATCTACGACAGCTTCCGTTATTCACTCAACTGCGGCGTCTATGCCGACCTCGATTTCTTTTTCAAGGTCAAATACGGCGGTTGGCGCATTCAACTGATCCCCAAAGTGCTGGCGGAATTCGCGTTCGGCGGCGCAAGCAATAAAAAGACGCTTCCCGCGATGTTTTCCCGCATCAAAATCCGCTGTCATGTTTATCGCAGAAACGGATTTTCCCCTCTGTACCTGTTTGAATGCATCGGAATTGAACTGGTCAAATATCTTTGGAGCTGA
- a CDS encoding NAD-dependent epimerase/dehydratase family protein gives MKNILITGSGSYIGSSFETYLKRFGDAYRVTTLDMQSGNWEKFDFSGYDTVFHVAGIAHADLKNADDLYFRVNRDLAVKTAATAKAAGVKQFILMSTMKVYPSPTLNKPIEITINTAPAPDSAYGLSKLQAEKSILALEDKSFRAVILRPPMIYGPGCKGNYSKLSEYGQKLSFFPDTDNRRSMLYIENLCEFVRLMIENNEHGIFFPQNGEYVRTSDMVARIAAFYGREIRFVKSGVLLKWGSLFIKKLNNAFSTYTYDQSMSKYRQNYRVASLAESIQISEGGART, from the coding sequence CTGAAGAATATCCTCATCACAGGGAGCGGCAGCTATATCGGCTCCTCCTTTGAAACCTATTTAAAGCGTTTTGGGGACGCATATCGCGTCACCACACTCGATATGCAGTCTGGCAACTGGGAGAAGTTTGATTTTTCCGGTTATGATACCGTGTTTCACGTCGCCGGCATTGCCCATGCCGATCTGAAAAACGCCGATGACCTCTATTTCAGGGTCAACCGCGATTTGGCTGTCAAGACCGCCGCAACAGCCAAAGCAGCCGGTGTGAAACAGTTTATCTTGATGAGCACAATGAAGGTCTACCCCTCTCCCACGCTCAACAAACCGATTGAAATCACCATAAATACTGCACCGGCACCCGACTCTGCTTATGGGCTCAGCAAGCTGCAGGCCGAAAAGAGCATTCTGGCGCTGGAGGATAAATCGTTTCGGGCGGTGATCCTGCGCCCGCCGATGATCTACGGTCCCGGCTGCAAAGGCAATTACTCCAAACTTTCGGAGTACGGGCAAAAACTCTCGTTTTTCCCGGACACAGACAATCGGCGCAGCATGCTTTATATCGAAAACTTGTGTGAATTTGTCCGGCTGATGATTGAAAACAACGAACACGGCATATTCTTTCCACAGAACGGTGAGTATGTCCGCACTTCGGATATGGTCGCCAGAATCGCCGCTTTTTACGGCAGAGAGATCCGGTTTGTCAAATCGGGGGTTCTTTTGAAATGGGGTTCTCTGTTTATCAAAAAACTCAACAATGCTTTTTCGACCTATACCTATGACCAAAGCATGAGCAAATACCGCCAAAATTACCGAGTTGCGAGTTTGGCTGAATCCATTCAAATTTCGGAAGGCGGTGCAAGGACGTGA